The Medicago truncatula cultivar Jemalong A17 chromosome 4, MtrunA17r5.0-ANR, whole genome shotgun sequence genome includes a region encoding these proteins:
- the LOC112420947 gene encoding protein ALP1-like: MVTTGKRKLKTKKSYSKQNNLFGIISKVTLTAQTFLSQNDLTLLPSQSLLLDSLISSTSHSLSLLLKPSHPLSLSSPHHHHHSWFRRFISSTSASDSRWLDAFRMSNPSFFHLLDLLSPTLTSSIPQITPDCALAAAIFRLAHGASYNSVARRFGISPSDACRAFFTVCKAVNDNLGNLFELRTDSDRVVVGFGFSSLPNCFGILGLAGFEIDEEILGKNGFLLVQALVDSEGRFLDVSSGWPNSMKPETILHESKLYHGVVESRELLQGPSYKLSDGSLIPQYVLGDSCFPLLPWLLTPYSRGNEEDGFSSAEIAFNSTHSRAMGLFGDAFGRLRTRWQLLSDSRKWKRGCVEYLPFVVVTGCLLHNFLIKCNDPLLRDKGVSCVEKEGDVLASDGVVDESAVRIRDALALHLSRVSLRR, encoded by the coding sequence ATGGTTACCACCGGAAAGCGCAAGTTGAAGACAAAGAAATCATATTCAAAGCAAAACAATCTCTTCGGCATAATCTCCAAAGTTACACTGACAGCACAAACCTTCCTCTCACAAAACGACCTCACTCTTCTCCCTTCTCAATCTCTCCTCCTCGATTCCCTCATCTCTTCAACTtcccactctctctctctcctcctcAAACCCTCCCacccactttctctctcctcacctcaccaccaccaccactcaTGGTTCCGCCGCTTCATTTCTTCCACTTCCGCCTCCGATTCACGATGGCTCGATGCTTTTCGCATGTCCAATCCCTCCTTCTTCCACCTCCTTGATCTCCTCTCTCCCACCCTCACCTCTTCAATTCCCCAAATTACCCCTGATTGTGCCCTAGCAGCTGCAATTTTCCGTTTAGCTCACGGCGCTAGTTACAATTCCGTTGCCCGGAGATTCGGTATTTCTCCCTCCGATGCTTGCCGTGCTTTTTTCACTGTTTGTAAAGCGGTTAATGATAATTTAGGAAATTTGTTTGAGCTTCGAACTGATTCTGATAGGGTTGTGGtgggttttggttttagttcacTTCCTAATTGTTTTGGGattttgggtttggctggttttGAAATTGATGAGGAAATTTTGGGTAAAAATGGGTTTTTGCTGGTTCAAGCATTGGTTGATTCTGAAGGGAGATTTTTAGATGTTTCATCTGGGTGGCCAAATTCGATGAAACCTGAAACGATTTTGCATGAGAGTAAGCTTTACCATGGGGTTGTGGAATCAAGGGAATTGTTGCAAGGACCATCTTATAAGCTAAGTGATGGAAGTTTGATTCCTCAGTATGTTTTGGGAGATTCATGTTTTCCACTTTTGCCTTGGCTTTTAACACCTTATAGTAGAGGGAATGAAGAAGATGGTTTTAGTTCGGCTGAAATTGCGTTTAATTCTACTCATAGTCGTGCAATGGGGTTGTTTGGTGATGCTTTTGGGAGGCTTAGAACTAGGTGGCAGCTACTGTCGGATTCTAGGAAGTGGAAACGAGGTTGTGTTGAGTATTTGCCGTTTGTTGTTGTTACTGGTTGTTTGTTGCATAATTTTCTCATTAAATGTAATGATCCCTTGCTAAGAGATAAAGGGGTGAGTTGTGTGGAAAAGGAAGGGGATGTTCTTGCTTCTGATGGTGTGGTAGATGAGAGTGCAGTGAGGATAAGGGATGCACTTGCTTTGCATTTGAGTAGGGTGAGCCTCAGAAGATGA
- the LOC11446684 gene encoding calcium uptake protein, mitochondrial, protein MLFSWGRRFQQTLRYNIRPLCSQSQRSTSSSSSPLSSFDGSGNGGDERVRDFEYFLRTITSGAVVVGTTLGFWYWSSLSSPSANNSLHSFSDYATEDQFQQNYQNKSKFLFNDNYRRRVFFNYEKRLRLQSPPEKVFEYFASNRIPGGEVFMTPADLMRAIVPVFPPSESRRVREGSLRGEQFPGSLECDPSEFFMLFDTDNDGLISFAEYIFFVTLLSIPESSFSVAFKMFDIDNNGEIDKEEFKKVMSLMRSQNRQGANHRDGRRLGVKTPIENGGLLEYFFGKDGKDCLQHDKFVQFLRQLHDEILRLEFSHYDHNKRGTISAKDFALSLVASADINHINKLLDRVDELDNDPHIRDKRITFEEFKAFAELRRKLESFSLAIFSYGKVNGVLAKTDFQRAASQVCGVHVTENVLDIIFHVFDANRDGSLSASEFVRVIQRREDISSRFGFGNLITCWLNCVKGKC, encoded by the exons ATGTTGTTTTCTTGGGGAAGAAGATTCCAACAGACTCTACGATATAACATAAGGCCGTTGTGTAGCCAATCACAACGCTCCACGTCATCGTCTTCTTCTCCGTTGAGCTCTTTTGATGGGTCCGGAAATGGTGGTGATGAAAGGGTTAGAGATTTTGAGTATTTTCTTAGGACAATAACTTCTGGGGCTGTGGTTGTTGGTACCACCTTAGGCTTTTGGTATTGGTCATCTTTATCTTCTCCGAGTGCTAATAACTCTTTGCATTCTTTCTCTGATTATGCTACTGAGGATCAGTTTCAACAAAACTATCAAAATAAATCCAAGTTTCTCTTCAATG ATAATTATCGAAGAAGAGTATTCTTCAACTACGAAAAACGTCTTCGCTTGCAAAGTCCTCCAGAAAAG GTTTTTGAGTACTTTGCATCGAATCGGATCCCTGGTGGCGAGGTTTTTATGACACCTGCAGATTTGATGCGTGCCATTGTTCCTGTATTTCCTCCTTCCGAATCAAGACGTGTTAGAGAAGGTTCTTTAAGAGGAGAACAGTTTCCCGGCTCGTTAGAATGCGATCCTTCTGAATTTTTTATGCTCTTTGACACAGATAATGATGGACTCATTTCTTTTGCGGA GTACATATTTTTTGTCACTCTTCTCAGCATACCAGAATCCAGCTTTTCAGTGGCttttaaaatgtttgatatTGACAATAACGG GGAAATAGACAAGGAAGAATTCAAGAAAGTGATGTCATTGATGCGATCTCAAAACAGACAAGGAGCTAACCACAGAGATGGACGACGCCTTGGAGTGAAAACTCCAATAGAAAATGGCGGTCTCCTGGAGTATTTTTTTGGCAAAGATGGAAAAGATTGCTTACAACATGacaaatttgttcaatttttaagaCAACTTCATGATGAG ATCTTGAGATTAGAATTTTCTCACTATGATCACAATAAAAGAGGAACCATTTCGGCCAAGGATTTTGCACTATCCTTGGTTGCATCTGCAGACATTAATCACATAAACAAACTGCTGGATAGGGTCGATGAATTAGACAATGATCCACATATAAGAGACAAAAGAATTACGTTTGAGGAGTTCAAAGCTTTTGCAGAATTGCGCAGGAAGTTGGAGTCCTTCTCTCTGGCCATATTCAGTTATGGAAAAGTTAATGGAGTATTGGCAAAAACTGATTTTCAAAGAGCAGCATCTCAG GTATGCGGTGTCCATGTTACAGAGAATGTACTTGACATAATTTTTCATGTGTTTGATGCTAACCGTGATGGGAGCTTAAGTGCAAGCGAGTTTGTTCGAGTTATACAAAGAAGAGAAGACATTTCCTCGCGTTTTGGATTTGGGAATTTGATAACATGTTGGTTGAACTGTGTAAAGGGTAAATGTTAA